From one Oncorhynchus keta strain PuntledgeMale-10-30-2019 chromosome 30, Oket_V2, whole genome shotgun sequence genomic stretch:
- the LOC118370750 gene encoding protocadherin gamma-C5-like: MTKRMGYRDWRWLALWWHHLFLLWSTIDGQTRYTIPEELKQGSVVGNLAKDLGLGLSEIFDRKLRVASEAGKQYFSVDAGKGELIVNERIDRETVCGQSASCVLPLQVVIENPLQLYRIEVEIRDINDNTPNFITNELTLKIAESVVVGRRFSLESAEDPDVGSNALKYYTISKDECFSLKVKDLSNGRKAPELVLEKPLDREKQAVHQLLLTALDGGSPVRSGTSQITITVLDVNDNFPVFEKALYKVSMHENSPKGTFMVKLKAIDVDDVQNGEVKYSFGERTPNAVLSIFDIDSDTGEMFLKGELDFENAATYEIDINAKDNGTPEMEGQCSVRVEVVDVNDNPPEIILTSKPSPLREDAPSGTVVALISARDQDSGNNGNVTLQLPRDYPFNLKPSFSNNYALVTSGVLDRESFSEYNIEITAIDSGSSPLTTKKTIPVSIIDVNDNSPKFTQSSYDVYLKENGLPGSMLSSVSASDLDFGDNAKISYSILDSKVQGLSVSSYVYINSDNGSIYSMHSFDYETLKVFQILVQAKDHGSPSLSSNATVHVFILDQNDNVPAVIYPSAALGSLSHQKMPRSSKAGHLVTKVTAVDADSGHNAWISYKLAGATDVSLFNVNLYTGEVRTKRSVSEQDDSSQRLLIEIKDDGEPVQSSTVTLAILVEDGLQEPILDLRQKAPEPGKKSGRITLYLILSLASVSMLSLVTFVMLVVKCVRNSRSSGSCCMRLDDLDGYNNPNRNLQIQLNTDGPIKYVEVLGGDMLSQSQSFRSCLSPMSEFSDFTFVKPSSTTDFKEMINVLDASLPDSAWTFESQQVSSELLLIVMVMIFECRLFCDV; the protein is encoded by the coding sequence ATGACAAAGAGAATGGGATACCGAGACTGGAGATGGCTGGCTCTTTGGTGGCATCATTTATTTCTCTTGTGGAGTACAATAGACGGACAGACTCGCTACACCATCCCGGAGGAACTGAAACAGGGCTCTGTGGTGGGAAATCTAGCCAAAGATCTGGGTTTGGGACTATCTGAGATATTTGACCGTAAACTGCGTGTCGCTTCTGAGGCTGGTAAGCAGTACTTCAGTGTGGATGCGGGGAAGGGCGAGCTGATCGTCaatgagagaatagatagagagactGTATGTGGACAAAGCGCCAGCTGCGTTTTACCTCTGCAGGTTGTCATTGAGAACCCGTTACAGTTGTATCGAATTGAGGTGGAAATACGAGACATAAATGACAATACACCAAATTTTATAACAAATGAACTCACGTTGAAAATAGCTGAATCTGTTGTTGTAGGTAGGCGATTTTCTTTGGAGAGCGCAGAGGACCCAGATGTGGGAAGTAACGCACTCAAGTATTACACAATTAGTAAAGACGAGTGCTTTAGTTTAAAGGTAAAAGACCTTAGTAATGGAAGAAAAGCCCCAGAGTTAGTATTAGAAAAACCTCTAGATCGAGAGAAACAAGCTGTCCATCAGCTACTATTAACTGCACTAGATGGGGGGAGTCCTGTCAGATCCGGGACGTCACAGATAACTATTACAGTGCTTGATGTAAACGACAATTTTCCAGTATTTGAAAAGGCATTGTACAAGGTTTCCATGCACGAAAATAGTCCAAAAGGTACTTTTATGGTCAAACTTAAAGCGATAGACGTAGACGATGTTCAAAATGGGGAGGTGAAGTATTCATTTGGTGAGCGCACCCCGAATGCTGTGCTTTCTATATTTGACATTGATTCAGACACAGGGGAGATGTTTTTGAAAGGAGAATTAGATTTCGAAAATGCTGCTACATATGAAATTGATATCAATGCAAAAGATAACGGCACTCCGGAAATGGAGGGACAATGTAGTGTTCGGGTGGAGGTAGTTGACGTGAACGACAACCCTCCTGAAATAATTTTGACCTCCAAGCCGAGTCCGTTGCGCGAAGACGCACCCAGTGGCACAGTAGTTGCTTTGATTAGTGCCCGAGACCAAGACTCCGGGAATAACGGTAACGTAACGTTACAACTCCCGCGAGACTATCCTTTTAATCTGAAACCGTCATTTTCTAATAATTACGCACTGGTCACCAGTGGTGTTTTAGACCGAGAGAGCTTCTCAGAGTATAACATTGAGATAACAGCCATTGATTCGggctcctctcccctgactaccAAGAAAACTATACCTGTCAGTATCATTGATGTCAACGACAACTCCCCTAAATTCACTCAGTCCTCCTATGATGTCTATTTAAAAGAGAATGGACTACCAGGCTCCATGCTCTCCTCAGTATCTGCATCTGACCTGGATTTCGGGGATAATGCCAAAATCTCTTACTCCATCCTAGACTCCAAAGTGCAGGGCTTGTCTGTATCCTCCTATGTGTATATAAACTCTGATAACGGCAGCATCTACAGCATGCACTCGTTTGACTATGAGACACTGAAGGTGTTTCAGATTCTGGTGCAGGCAAAGGACCACGGCTCTCCGTCTCTGAGCAGCAACGCCACTGTCCATGTTTTTATCCTGGACCAGAACGACAATGTCCCCGCTGTTATTTACCCCTCCGCTGCCCTGGGCTCGCTCTCTCACCAGAAGATGCCCCGCTCTTCTAAAGCAGGCCACCTGGTTACTAAGGTAACGGCCGTGGACGCAGACTCGGGTCATAACGCCTGGATCTCGTATAAACTGGCGGGGGCCACAGATGTGTCTCTGTTCAATGTCAATCTTTACACAGGAGAAGTAAGGACAAAACGCTCTGTGTCCGAGCAGGACGACTCCTCTCAGAGGCTGCTTATAGAGATAAAGGACGACGGGGAACCAGTACAGTCTTCCACGGTCACATTGGCCATACTGGTAGAGGACGGGCTCCAAGAACCCATCTTGGACCTCCGGCAGAAAGCGCCAGAGCCCGGCAAGAAAAGCGGGAGAATCACCCTGTATTTGATCCTCTCTCTGGCCTCGGTGTCCATGCTGTCTCTGGTGACTTTTGTCATGTTAGTGGTCAAGTGCGTTAGAAACAGCAGGAGCAGCGGTAGTTGCTGCATGAGACTGGACGATTTGGACGGCTACAATAACCCCAATAGAAACCTGCAGATCCAGCTCAACACTGACGGGCCTATTAAGTACGTAGAGGTCCTGGGAGGGGACATGTTGTCTCAGAGTCAGTCCTTCaggtcctgtctctctcccatgtcAGAGTTCAGTGATTTCACCTTCGTTAAGCCCAGCAGCACCACTGACTTTAAGGAGATGATCAACGTTCTAGACGCGTCTTTACCCGACAGCGCCTGGACCTTTGAGAGCCAGCAGGTGAGCAGTGAACTGTTGTTGATTGTGATGGTTATGATATTCGAATGTAGACTGTTTTGTGACGTATAG